CCAAAACCAGCAATCCATGAATTCTGTTCCTTTACAACGATATCAACTGCGAGACCAATTATTACAGGGGGAGCTAAATCTAATATTTTATTAATTATGGAACTAAGAAAAGCAAAAAATAGTAAAGTTCTTTCTTCAATTAGATTTAAATAAAGTCTAATTATTGGATTTTGATTGTTCTTAGACCTCATAAAATAACAATTAAATTTTTCTATTATGATTTAAATTTTCTTTAGTTTCTAATTTGCATTTTGTTTTTGCATCTTGATGACTTGCAGTTTGTGTAAATTCTTCGTAGTAACAATCACAAGTTTCATTCACAATTTCTTCACTATATACTATTTCTGCCTTCAACATTTCCTCTTTAACACTCTGAATACAAAATAATTTTATGATTGAATTTTCTTTTGTTTGAGCTAAAAAATAACTATTAAAAGAGTTGAATAGGATTATCAGATTCACAAAGATAAAGAATTTATATTTACTAGTTTTCATTCTCTATGCCTAGTTTCTGACTTTAATTTTTTTTAATTTATTTTTAGTTTCTCTATGCAGATCTCTGGGTAAATCTACCAAACTGTACTCATTAAAAATCTGTATCTTACCAATGGATCTACCATTTATATTAGTTGAATTACAGATTGAGGATATTATATTTGCAACTCTAACCCCATCAAATTTGCCAAAGTTAAATTTGTAGGTTTCAAAAGAATCATTTTGATAATTATTTCTTCTATTCGAATTTCTCATACGATTATTAATATTTCTATTTGATCTATTTCGATCATTATTATTTTGTTTATGAATCCAAGAATCATCTTCATTAACAAAAAATGATTTATTACCTATTACTAAATTAATCGCCGCCATTGCAATATTTGATTCATCCATAGCGTATTTTTCTTTTAAATTATCTAGTACATCAATAATCAAAGCTTTATTTTCTTCATTTTCATCTTTAGCTAAAGAACTTTCATTAACATTCTCTATAAGTTTCTCCATCCTTTTTTCATTTATTACTTTATTACTTGGTATATTAATTTCTTCAATCTTAGTTCTTGTTGAGTTTTCTAGGTTTCTTAGAAAGTGTTTTTCTCTTTGATTAACAAATAAAATTGCTTCTCCTGATCTACCTGCTCTTCCAGTTCTTCCAATTCTATGAGTATATGTTTCCTTGTCAAAAGGAAAATCGTAATTAACAACAAGTTTTATCCTCTCAACATCTAATCCTCTAGCTGCGACATCAGTTGCAACAAGGATATTAATAAATCCTTTTTTTAATCTATCTACAGTATTTTCTCTTTGGTTTTGAGGTATATCTCCATTTAGGACTGCCACAGTATGACCTGAATTCTCTAAAGCTTCAGCTATTGAAGTAGTAAGTAGTTTTGTCCTCACAAAAATTATTACCCCCTCGTTATTAATTTCTAATATTCTTTTTAAAGCATCTAACTTATGATGCCTTTGTACATATAGAAATTTTTGCGAAATTAATTGAGTTTCTTTTTTGACACTTTTGATTAATATTTCGGCGGGATCATTTAGATATTTTTTCGCAATATTTCTTATCTCACTAGGCATTGTTGCTGAAAACAATACCATCTGCTTATTTCCCGGAAGTTGATCTATTATCCATTCAATATCTTCAAGAAAACCCATATTTAACATTTCATCAGCCTCATCTAAAACAAGACAATTTATGTCTTTAATTTTAAAAGTTCCCTGCCTTATATGATCCATGATTCTGCCAGGGGTCCCAACTACTACGTCAACTTTTCTTTTCAATGCAAAAATTTGATTTCGATAGTCGGTACCTCCATATATTGCAACCGTCTTAAAATTACTAGATTCAGAACTATAACTTTTAAAAGATTCTGCCACTTGAGTTGCTAATTCTCTTGTAGGAGTCATAACTAAAACCTTGGCATTTAATTCTTTATTATCTGCAAGTTTTTCTATTAAGGGTAATGCGAAAGCTGCAGTCTTTCCTGTTCCTGTTTGTGCTTGGCCTAGTAAATCTCTGCCTAACATTAGTTCTGGAATTGCAGCTTTTTGAATGGGAGTTGGATTTTTATATCCTTTATTTATTAACGAATTTAAGATCGATTGATTAAAACCAAAATCGAGAAATCCATTCTCATTATCATTTTCTTTCGATACTTCCAATGGTTGAGATTCAATTTCTTTTTTATTCTCTAAGTTCTTTAACTCAATCATGGAAGCATCTTCATTCTGAGATTTTTCCTGCTCACTACCAAGAGAGTTACTATCTTTTTTTAAAGCCATTTTAAATGCCTAATAATCTTCTGATTAGGCATTCAACAAATATCTAAATTGACTTGAATTGTTGATTAGCCTTGCAGAGCCGAATTATTAATCTAACATCTTAGGGTTAAGTTCTTACTAATTTTTCAAAAAAAGATTTAATTTAAATAATATATTTCTAGAAATTTTTTCGCTCTTGTAACAGCAGTATAAAATAACCTTTTTTCAAAATTATCTCTGCAAAAGATATTTTCACTATCTTTTTTTTCTTTTAAAGCAAATTGATTTCTTCTATATTTTGGTGACCACAATATGCTTACTTTCTCAGACTCACTTCCTTGGGATTTATGAATAGTAATGGCTATTGCTGGAACAACATTTTCTAAATTAGATGGATCAATTAAAGTGACAATTTGTTCGTTATTATCATTAAATTTTCTAAAAAGATATTTCCTTTCTTTTTTTAAACCTATAAGTACACCGATATCGCCATTTGACAATCCAAGTTCATTATTGTTTTTTGTACACATTATCGGAACACCCTCATTTAAAGTTTTAAGATCATAAGGTTTTTTTTGACCAAAAATAACTTCATTCAAATATTCAACACTCCATATTCCAGAATTTTTTTCACATAAAATCAAGTGACTTTGTAAATCCAGAAATATCTTATCTACTAAATCTTTTTCATTAAGCAATAAATTATCGATACCCTCATCAAATATATATTTTTTTTTACTTAAATTTGAAGTTAAAAGATTTAAATTATTTAGATGACTTGTAATCGAAAAAAATAGTTTTTTTGGAAGATTTTTTTCTCTACTTTTTAAAATAGTAACTTCTTTTGATTTGTTATATTTTTCTAATTCTTTTATCTTTTGATTAACTAAACGATAATCATTATTAAATATTAAACTACTAAATAATGCTATATCTCCAGTATTTCTGTAAGTTTTTTCTAAATTTACTACACAAGATTTAATTGAACTATTTTCACAATATGCAAACAAATAATTCCAGATAGAACAGTTATTTACTGGAGACAATTGATTTTTATCTCCAACTAAAATAATTTTACAGTCCTTTGCCAGTAAACTTAAAACTGATTCAATCAAATCGATATTAACCATTGACATTTCATCAATTATGAAAATATCAAGTTCTTTTAGTTTAAATTTCAACTTAAGAGATTTATTTTGAGAATTTAAAATCCATCTATGTAGAGTTTGAAATTCTATTTGGTCTTGAAATTTGCTAGAAGTAATATTTTTTTTATAATTAAGAGCTTCTTTTAAACGAGCTGTAGCTTTACCTGTTGGAGCAGACAACCCAATATTTAAAAAGCTATCAACTCGAATGAGTTCTATTATTAAGTTTATAATTAATGTGGTTTTACCTGTACCTGGTCCTCCTTGCAGAAAAACTAAGTTTGAATATTTAAATATATTTTTAATTTGATCAATTTTATTACAATCTTTATAAATTATCGAGTTAATTAAATTATCAGTATCTATTTTTCTTAAAAATGAATTAATAACTCTTTCTATCTTTCTTGACCATTTTGCAAGTGATAATTTTCTATCTACTAATACGAATGGAGAATTAAGGAAACCTATCAAGCCTATATTTTTTAAAATATCTAGATGTTTATTGGGCCAGCCATCTTCTAATATTTCAAAGATAATTAAACTATTATCTACATCAATAATAGTTTCACCGTTTTTTTCAAACTCTAATAAAATCTTTATTGTATCTTTTACGAAATTACCGTATTTTTTATCATTAAATTTGAAAATACCTAAAATTAAATTAAATATATGATCATATTGGAACTTTTCAATATCAGTCTTTTTTTTATTCATTCTAAAAAAGTTTATCCAAATAATTAATTCTCTTTAAAGGTGCATTGCTAATAAAAACACCTGGAGATATATCTCTCGAATTATGTTTTTCAAATAATTCAAAATCTGGCAATCCCTTTAAAAACAAATAAATATATCCTCCAAGATTTTTATGAGGCTCATAATTTTTAAGTCGCCACTTTAATAATCTATGCAACGCTAATAAATAAAGATGGGATTGCAAGGGATAATGATGATTAATCATTTCATCTCTCATATTTTCATAGTTATAGTTTCTTGGTAAACAATCACTATCATCACTTCCAGAAATTAAATTACTTTTCCAATCAATTACCCACCATTTACTATTTTCTAATGTATTTCCTACAGGGAAAACACAATCAATACATCCTGAATGAAAGCCTTTATTCATGATTTGAAGATCATTTATTTTCTCTGCATATTCTTCACCAAATTCATATTCCTGATCTAAAAGAAAGCATTTAGATATATCCTGAGAATTTATATTTCTACCTTCATAAGATAGTGTTAAATCATATTTAACTTCTTTAAGTAAGTATTCATTTCGAATATCAACAAGTTTCTTGTTTTGTAATTGACTGCCTAAAGATATATTTATAACTCTTAAAATTGCATCTTTTACTTTAAAAGCCAAAGAAGTATCGATTTGATGAAGGTTCAATTCCTCAATAATTAAATCAATTAATTCTTGATTATTATCGTTTCTAAATTCAAAT
This region of Prochlorococcus sp. MIT 0604 genomic DNA includes:
- a CDS encoding ATP-dependent RecD-like DNA helicase; translated protein: MNKKKTDIEKFQYDHIFNLILGIFKFNDKKYGNFVKDTIKILLEFEKNGETIIDVDNSLIIFEILEDGWPNKHLDILKNIGLIGFLNSPFVLVDRKLSLAKWSRKIERVINSFLRKIDTDNLINSIIYKDCNKIDQIKNIFKYSNLVFLQGGPGTGKTTLIINLIIELIRVDSFLNIGLSAPTGKATARLKEALNYKKNITSSKFQDQIEFQTLHRWILNSQNKSLKLKFKLKELDIFIIDEMSMVNIDLIESVLSLLAKDCKIILVGDKNQLSPVNNCSIWNYLFAYCENSSIKSCVVNLEKTYRNTGDIALFSSLIFNNDYRLVNQKIKELEKYNKSKEVTILKSREKNLPKKLFFSITSHLNNLNLLTSNLSKKKYIFDEGIDNLLLNEKDLVDKIFLDLQSHLILCEKNSGIWSVEYLNEVIFGQKKPYDLKTLNEGVPIMCTKNNNELGLSNGDIGVLIGLKKERKYLFRKFNDNNEQIVTLIDPSNLENVVPAIAITIHKSQGSESEKVSILWSPKYRRNQFALKEKKDSENIFCRDNFEKRLFYTAVTRAKKFLEIYYLN
- a CDS encoding DEAD/DEAH box helicase — translated: MALKKDSNSLGSEQEKSQNEDASMIELKNLENKKEIESQPLEVSKENDNENGFLDFGFNQSILNSLINKGYKNPTPIQKAAIPELMLGRDLLGQAQTGTGKTAAFALPLIEKLADNKELNAKVLVMTPTRELATQVAESFKSYSSESSNFKTVAIYGGTDYRNQIFALKRKVDVVVGTPGRIMDHIRQGTFKIKDINCLVLDEADEMLNMGFLEDIEWIIDQLPGNKQMVLFSATMPSEIRNIAKKYLNDPAEILIKSVKKETQLISQKFLYVQRHHKLDALKRILEINNEGVIIFVRTKLLTTSIAEALENSGHTVAVLNGDIPQNQRENTVDRLKKGFINILVATDVAARGLDVERIKLVVNYDFPFDKETYTHRIGRTGRAGRSGEAILFVNQREKHFLRNLENSTRTKIEEINIPSNKVINEKRMEKLIENVNESSLAKDENEENKALIIDVLDNLKEKYAMDESNIAMAAINLVIGNKSFFVNEDDSWIHKQNNNDRNRSNRNINNRMRNSNRRNNYQNDSFETYKFNFGKFDGVRVANIISSICNSTNINGRSIGKIQIFNEYSLVDLPRDLHRETKNKLKKIKVRN